A region of Streptomyces sp. TG1A-60 DNA encodes the following proteins:
- a CDS encoding RNA degradosome polyphosphate kinase: MSQSNAQAAAKVQHAQPSVGSIAAHRPHTVAAAVSDLEPDIDADLDAYEEAPYDGAQLPQGRFLDRERSWLAFNERVLELAEDPNTPLLERAKFLAIFASNLDEFFMVRVAGLKRRIATGVATKSASGLQPREVLEMIWARSRELMARHAACFHEDIAPALAEEGIHVVRWSELTEKEQARLFTLFRHQIFPVLTPLAVDPAHPFPYISGLSLNLAVVVRNPVSGHRHFARVKVPPLLSRFLEASPNRYVPIEDVIAAHLEELFPGMEVLEHHAFRLTRNEDLEVEEDDAENLLQALEKELMRRRFGPPVRLEVEESIDRYVLDLLVRELKISEAEVYPLPGPLDLTGLFGIGALDRPELKYPKFIAGTHRDLAEVESASPPDIFAALRERDVLLHHPYDSFSTSVQAFLEQAAADPDVLAIKQTLYRTSGDSPIVDALIDAAESGKQVLVLVEIKARFDEQANIKWARKLEESGCHVVYGLVGLKTHCKLSLVVRQEGETLRRYCHVGTGNYHPKTARLYEDLGLLTADPQVGADLSDLFNRLSGYSRRETYRRLLVAPKSLRDGLIARINKEVQHHRAGRPAYVRIKVNSMVDEALIDACYRASQAGVPVDIWVRGICAVRPGVPGLSENVRVRSVLGRFLEHSRIFGFGNGGEPEVWFGSADMMHRNLDRRIEALVRVTDPAHRAALNRLLETGMSDTISSWHLGPDGEWTRHSTDADGQPLRNVQEMLIDARRRRRGTATP; the protein is encoded by the coding sequence ATGAGCCAGTCCAACGCCCAGGCAGCAGCCAAGGTCCAGCACGCGCAGCCGTCCGTCGGCTCCATAGCCGCCCACCGCCCGCACACGGTGGCGGCCGCGGTCTCCGACCTGGAACCCGACATCGACGCCGACCTCGACGCCTACGAGGAGGCTCCCTACGACGGCGCGCAGCTGCCGCAGGGCCGTTTCCTCGACCGGGAGCGCAGCTGGCTCGCGTTCAACGAGCGCGTCCTGGAACTCGCCGAGGACCCGAACACGCCCCTCCTCGAGCGGGCGAAGTTCCTGGCGATCTTCGCCAGCAACCTGGACGAGTTCTTCATGGTCCGGGTGGCAGGTCTGAAGCGCCGTATCGCCACCGGCGTCGCCACGAAGTCCGCCTCAGGGCTCCAGCCCCGCGAGGTGCTGGAGATGATCTGGGCCCGCTCCCGCGAGCTGATGGCCCGGCACGCCGCCTGCTTCCACGAGGACATCGCTCCCGCGCTGGCCGAGGAGGGCATCCACGTCGTCCGCTGGAGCGAGCTGACGGAGAAGGAGCAGGCCCGCCTCTTCACGCTCTTCCGGCACCAGATCTTCCCGGTCCTCACCCCGCTGGCCGTCGACCCGGCCCACCCCTTCCCCTACATCTCGGGCCTGTCGCTGAACCTGGCCGTGGTCGTGCGCAACCCGGTCTCGGGCCACCGGCACTTCGCCCGTGTCAAGGTCCCGCCGCTGCTCTCCCGCTTCCTGGAGGCCTCCCCGAACCGGTACGTCCCGATCGAGGACGTGATCGCGGCGCACCTGGAGGAGCTGTTCCCGGGCATGGAGGTGTTGGAGCACCACGCCTTCCGCCTCACCCGCAACGAGGACCTGGAGGTCGAGGAGGACGACGCCGAGAACCTTCTCCAGGCCCTGGAGAAGGAGCTCATGCGGCGCCGCTTCGGGCCGCCGGTGCGCCTGGAGGTCGAGGAGTCCATCGACCGGTACGTCCTGGACCTGCTGGTACGGGAACTGAAGATCTCCGAGGCCGAGGTGTACCCGCTGCCGGGCCCCCTGGACCTCACCGGTCTCTTCGGCATCGGCGCCCTGGACCGGCCCGAGCTGAAGTACCCGAAGTTCATCGCCGGCACCCACCGCGACCTGGCGGAGGTCGAGTCGGCGTCGCCGCCCGACATCTTCGCCGCCCTGCGCGAGCGCGACGTCCTCCTCCACCACCCGTACGACTCCTTCTCCACCTCCGTGCAGGCGTTCCTGGAGCAGGCCGCGGCCGACCCGGACGTCCTCGCCATCAAGCAGACCCTGTACCGGACCTCGGGCGACTCCCCCATCGTGGACGCGCTCATCGACGCCGCCGAGTCCGGCAAGCAGGTCCTCGTCCTGGTCGAGATCAAGGCCCGCTTCGACGAGCAGGCCAACATCAAGTGGGCCCGCAAGCTGGAGGAGTCGGGCTGCCACGTCGTCTACGGCCTGGTCGGCCTGAAGACCCACTGCAAGCTGTCGCTGGTGGTCCGCCAGGAGGGCGAGACCCTGCGCCGCTACTGCCACGTGGGCACGGGCAACTACCACCCGAAGACGGCCCGCCTGTACGAGGACCTGGGCCTGCTGACGGCGGACCCGCAGGTGGGAGCCGACCTCTCCGACCTGTTCAACCGTCTCTCGGGCTACTCGCGCCGCGAGACGTACCGCCGTCTCCTCGTCGCCCCCAAGTCCCTGCGCGACGGCCTGATCGCCCGGATCAACAAGGAGGTCCAGCACCACCGTGCCGGACGTCCCGCGTACGTCCGCATCAAGGTCAACTCCATGGTGGACGAGGCCCTGATCGACGCCTGCTACCGGGCCTCGCAGGCCGGTGTGCCCGTCGACATCTGGGTGCGCGGCATCTGCGCGGTACGACCGGGCGTCCCCGGCCTCTCGGAGAACGTCCGGGTCCGTTCCGTCCTCGGCCGTTTCCTGGAGCACTCCCGGATCTTCGGCTTCGGTAACGGCGGCGAGCCCGAGGTGTGGTTCGGCAGCGCCGACATGATGCACCGCAACCTCGACCGCCGGATCGAGGCCCTGGTCCGGGTCACCGACCCGGCCCACCGGGCGGCCCTCAACCGCCTGCTGGAGACCGGCATGTCCGACACGATCTCCTCCTGGCACCTCGGCCCCGACGGCGAGTGGACCCGGCACTCGACCGACGCGGACGGCCAGCCCCTGCGCAACGTCCAGGAGATGCTCATTGACGCCCGGAGGCGCCGGCGTGGCACAGCGACACCATGA
- a CDS encoding ABC transporter permease produces MTTTATAPVSRRGLRPRGLTWAMFRLHTWAAVLWALLVLVAAGMLLWAAGPGGDAAWVTYHTEACREEQMNAGCDYTALDRYDTAVGLGSSLISLSPLVVAGWAGAALIGRELENGTARLAWTQSVTPARWLAAKLAVPAALLTTGTLLLVLLHRLMWSSHIGQWESWRVWQWYDSQIFAANGPLAAGRVLLGLAVGVLAGLLTRRSLPSMGYGVLAMGGVLYALELLRPSLWPATTSTTTVEQGHPGHSGMTIDQGGLTSTGTRIPDPCLTDAGCTGVPDLAGYYRDYHPSSHFWPLHLVETGIVLAVTVLATAAAFWLLRRRTR; encoded by the coding sequence ATGACCACCACCGCCACCGCTCCCGTCTCCCGACGCGGCCTCCGCCCGCGCGGCCTGACCTGGGCCATGTTCCGTCTGCACACCTGGGCGGCGGTGCTCTGGGCGCTGCTGGTCCTCGTGGCCGCCGGGATGCTGCTGTGGGCGGCGGGGCCGGGCGGGGACGCCGCCTGGGTCACGTACCACACGGAGGCCTGCCGGGAAGAGCAGATGAACGCCGGCTGCGACTACACGGCCCTCGACCGGTACGACACGGCCGTCGGCCTCGGCTCCTCGCTCATCAGCCTCTCGCCCCTGGTCGTCGCCGGCTGGGCCGGGGCCGCGCTGATCGGCCGCGAACTGGAGAACGGCACGGCCCGGCTGGCCTGGACCCAGTCCGTCACCCCGGCCCGCTGGCTGGCCGCCAAGCTCGCCGTGCCCGCCGCCCTGCTCACCACCGGCACCCTCCTCCTCGTCCTGCTGCACCGGCTCATGTGGTCGTCGCACATCGGGCAGTGGGAGTCGTGGCGCGTCTGGCAGTGGTACGACAGCCAGATCTTCGCGGCCAACGGTCCCCTCGCCGCCGGCCGCGTCCTCCTCGGCCTCGCCGTCGGCGTCCTGGCCGGTCTGCTCACCCGCCGCTCCCTGCCCTCGATGGGCTACGGGGTCCTCGCCATGGGCGGTGTGCTCTACGCGCTCGAACTGCTGCGCCCGTCTCTCTGGCCGGCCACCACCTCGACGACGACGGTGGAGCAGGGCCACCCCGGCCACAGCGGGATGACCATCGACCAGGGCGGCCTCACCTCCACCGGCACCCGTATCCCGGACCCCTGTCTGACCGACGCGGGCTGCACGGGCGTCCCCGATCTGGCCGGCTACTACCGGGACTACCACCCCTCCTCCCACTTCTGGCCCCTCCACCTCGTCGAGACCGGCATCGTCCTCGCCGTCACCGTGCTGGCCACCGCCGCCGCCTTCTGGCTGCTGCGCCGCCGCACCCGCTGA
- a CDS encoding ABC transporter permease encodes MNTTTAGPSETSETPASRSGAGKPAPTRGLVRAVLRLHQSALWFWGLLVLPAVGGLLWAAGPGADAAWAEYRAGDCAEGEYCASYLFDSAVTVGTVVLTIAPVLIGAWAGGALIARELENGTARLAWTQSVTPARWLAAKLAVPAVLIASGTVLLTLLHRLLWWSDEELLRALGKESFTWETFAAGGPVATAWALLALAVGALAGLLIRRSLPALAVGFLGTAVIEGTLRVNRHLLWPAETLVSKSTNTEWTDPEWTAPLVDQGAVTASGEHVSYVGCEGPACDGTDVVGYYAVYHPSSHFWPLQLVETGITLALTALLVLAAFRLLRRRTGGAV; translated from the coding sequence ATGAACACCACGACCGCCGGGCCTTCCGAGACCTCCGAGACCCCGGCCTCCCGGTCCGGGGCCGGGAAACCGGCCCCGACCCGGGGCCTGGTCCGCGCGGTGCTCCGTCTGCACCAGTCGGCCCTGTGGTTCTGGGGGCTGCTGGTGCTGCCGGCCGTCGGCGGGCTGCTGTGGGCCGCCGGGCCGGGGGCGGACGCGGCCTGGGCGGAGTACCGGGCCGGCGACTGCGCGGAGGGCGAGTACTGCGCGTCCTACCTGTTCGACTCGGCCGTCACCGTCGGCACTGTCGTCCTCACCATCGCCCCGGTCCTGATCGGCGCCTGGGCCGGCGGCGCCCTGATCGCCCGCGAACTGGAGAACGGCACCGCCCGGCTGGCCTGGACCCAGTCCGTCACCCCGGCCCGCTGGCTGGCCGCCAAGCTCGCCGTCCCGGCCGTCCTGATCGCCTCGGGGACGGTCCTGCTGACCCTGCTGCACCGCCTGCTGTGGTGGTCGGACGAGGAGTTGCTGCGGGCGCTGGGGAAGGAGTCGTTCACCTGGGAGACGTTCGCGGCCGGCGGCCCCGTCGCCACGGCTTGGGCCCTGCTCGCTCTGGCCGTCGGTGCCCTCGCGGGGCTGCTGATCCGCCGTTCCCTGCCCGCGCTGGCCGTCGGTTTCCTGGGCACGGCCGTCATCGAGGGAACGCTCCGGGTGAACCGTCATCTGCTGTGGCCCGCGGAGACCCTCGTCTCCAAGTCCACGAACACGGAGTGGACGGACCCGGAGTGGACGGCACCGCTGGTCGACCAAGGCGCCGTCACCGCCTCGGGCGAGCACGTCTCGTACGTGGGGTGCGAGGGCCCCGCCTGCGACGGAACCGACGTCGTCGGGTACTACGCCGTCTACCACCCCTCCTCCCACTTCTGGCCCCTCCAGCTCGTCGAGACCGGCATCACCCTCGCCCTCACCGCCCTGCTAGTCCTCGCGGCCTTCCGCCTGCTGCGCCGCCGTACGGGAGGTGCCGTATGA
- a CDS encoding ABC transporter ATP-binding protein yields MTGTTMEADALGRKFGWRKENWALRACTLRLPTGRVCALVGPNGAGKSTLLAHAAGLLAPTEGGITVLGTTPAAARERIAYVAQDKPLYPQLTIAETLSLGRELNPRRWDAAVARRVVDEGGLDRGAKIRSLSGGQRTRVALALALGKRPELLLLDEPMADLDPLARHQLMGTLLADSAEHGTTVVMSSHVVAELEGSCDHLFLLGAGRVRLAGPLDGILAAHTLVTGPAGDLAPHTVVESRTTGRQLTALVRPRGPVGPGWQTAEPTLEELVLAHLRAPRAPALILDDEGDTTDGNDGSDGNDTGETNGAEARGASV; encoded by the coding sequence ATGACCGGGACCACGATGGAAGCGGACGCGCTCGGCAGGAAGTTCGGGTGGCGCAAGGAGAACTGGGCGCTGCGCGCGTGCACGCTGCGGCTGCCGACCGGGCGCGTGTGCGCGCTCGTCGGACCGAACGGCGCGGGCAAGTCGACGCTCCTGGCCCACGCGGCCGGGCTGCTCGCCCCCACCGAGGGCGGCATCACCGTGCTGGGCACCACCCCGGCGGCGGCCCGTGAGCGCATCGCGTACGTCGCCCAGGACAAGCCCCTGTACCCGCAGCTGACCATCGCCGAGACGCTGAGCCTGGGCCGGGAACTCAACCCCCGGCGCTGGGACGCGGCCGTCGCCCGCCGGGTCGTGGACGAGGGCGGTCTGGACCGGGGCGCCAAGATCCGCTCCCTCTCCGGCGGCCAGCGCACCCGGGTCGCTCTCGCCCTCGCCCTCGGCAAGCGCCCCGAACTGCTGCTCCTGGACGAGCCGATGGCCGACCTCGACCCGCTCGCCCGCCACCAGCTGATGGGCACCCTGCTCGCGGACTCCGCCGAGCACGGCACCACGGTCGTCATGTCCTCGCACGTGGTGGCCGAGCTGGAGGGTTCCTGCGACCACCTGTTCCTGCTGGGTGCCGGGCGCGTCCGGCTGGCGGGCCCGCTGGACGGGATCCTCGCCGCGCACACCCTGGTCACCGGCCCGGCCGGCGACCTCGCCCCGCACACGGTGGTCGAATCCCGCACGACGGGACGTCAGCTCACCGCGCTCGTCCGCCCGCGGGGCCCGGTCGGCCCCGGCTGGCAGACCGCCGAACCGACCCTGGAGGAACTGGTCCTCGCCCACCTGAGGGCACCGCGGGCCCCGGCCCTCATCCTCGACGACGAGGGCGACACGACCGACGGGAACGACGGGAGCGACGGGAACGACACCGGCGAGACCAACGGTGCCGAGGCACGAGGGGCGTCCGTATGA
- a CDS encoding GntR family transcriptional regulator: MVEYRIDRRSGVATYVQIVQQTKQALRLGLLEPGDKLPTAREVVEATAINPNTVLKAYRELEREGLVEARRGLGTFVRKSLGTAPVDSPLRTELDAWAVRARRTGLERDDVEALFTSVLDEHFTADQGDEA, encoded by the coding sequence GTGGTCGAGTACCGCATCGACCGGCGCAGCGGTGTCGCCACCTACGTGCAGATCGTCCAGCAGACCAAACAGGCCCTGCGGCTCGGCCTGTTGGAGCCCGGCGACAAGCTCCCCACGGCCCGCGAGGTGGTGGAAGCCACCGCGATCAACCCGAACACGGTGCTGAAGGCCTACCGCGAGCTGGAGCGCGAGGGCCTGGTCGAGGCCCGCCGCGGCCTCGGCACGTTCGTACGGAAGTCACTGGGCACCGCGCCCGTCGACTCCCCACTGCGGACCGAGCTGGACGCATGGGCCGTCCGGGCCCGCAGGACCGGGCTCGAACGGGACGACGTAGAGGCGCTTTTCACTTCCGTACTGGATGAGCACTTCACGGCAGATCAGGGGGACGAGGCATGA
- the mshD gene encoding mycothiol synthase — protein MTSDDTARPSPAARSIETRPELTPDQEEAVLTLLDEAARIDGQQAVSEQGRLHLRGAAREGVRHLLLTVGDDLLGYAQLEDTDPVEAPAAELVVHPSHRGHGHGRALGSALLAESGKRLRVWAHGGHSAARHLAQVLGLTLFRELRQMRRSLADFDPPEPVLPEGVTVRAFVPGEDDAAWLAANAEAFAHHPEQGSLTQRDLDDRKAEPWFDPAGFFLAERRGGEGGNGTGGAELLGFHWTKVHAGERLGEVYVVGVRPGAQGGGLGKALTTIGLRHLAAQGLPTAMLYVDADNKAAVTVYERLGFVTYETDLMYRSET, from the coding sequence ATGACCAGCGACGACACCGCCCGGCCCAGCCCAGCCGCCCGCAGTATCGAAACCCGCCCGGAACTCACCCCGGACCAGGAAGAGGCCGTACTCACCCTGCTGGACGAGGCCGCCCGGATCGACGGCCAGCAGGCGGTGTCCGAGCAGGGCCGGCTCCACCTCCGGGGAGCGGCTCGCGAAGGCGTACGCCACCTGCTCCTCACCGTCGGAGACGACCTGCTGGGTTACGCCCAACTGGAGGACACCGACCCCGTGGAGGCGCCCGCCGCCGAGCTGGTCGTCCACCCCTCCCACCGGGGCCACGGCCACGGCCGGGCCCTCGGCTCCGCCCTGCTCGCCGAGTCCGGCAAGCGTCTGCGCGTCTGGGCGCACGGCGGCCACTCCGCCGCCCGGCACCTCGCCCAGGTCCTCGGCCTCACCCTCTTCCGCGAACTGCGCCAGATGCGCCGCTCCCTGGCCGATTTCGACCCCCCGGAGCCAGTGCTCCCCGAGGGCGTCACCGTCCGCGCCTTCGTGCCCGGCGAGGACGACGCGGCCTGGCTCGCCGCGAACGCCGAAGCCTTCGCCCACCACCCCGAACAGGGCTCCCTCACCCAGCGCGACCTCGACGACCGCAAGGCCGAGCCCTGGTTCGACCCGGCCGGCTTCTTCCTGGCCGAACGGCGCGGCGGCGAGGGCGGGAACGGAACCGGGGGCGCCGAACTGCTCGGATTCCACTGGACGAAGGTGCACGCCGGCGAGCGGCTCGGCGAGGTCTACGTCGTCGGCGTCCGCCCCGGCGCCCAGGGCGGCGGCCTCGGCAAGGCCCTCACCACGATCGGCCTGCGCCACCTGGCCGCCCAGGGTCTGCCCACCGCGATGCTCTACGTCGACGCGGACAACAAGGCGGCGGTGACCGTGTACGAACGCCTCGGATTCGTGACGTACGAGACGGACCTGATGTACCGCAGCGAAACCTGA
- a CDS encoding bifunctional metallophosphatase/5'-nucleotidase, translating into MSATPQARTRRSRRNRVLAVAVGLATVGALAAAIPASAGEAKSYKPGKHKPSRYQDVQLLSFNDLHGNLEPPAGSSGRVTHVHEDGHTETIDAGGVEYLATHLRTARVENKYSITAAAGDMVGASPLISGLFHDEPTIEALNKLDLDVTSVGNHEFDEGAKELARLQKGGCHPTDGCYVEGEKFAGADFPYLAANVIEEKTRKPLLKPYWVWKKNGVKIGFIGVTLENTPGIVSAEGVKGLKFKDEVETINKYAKVLERKGVRSVVALIHEGGAPASTAYNYDCDSPGAGDGISGPIVDIAKNITPKVDALVTGHTHAAYACTINDPAGKPRTVTSAASFGRLYTDTTLTYDRRTGDIARTAVKSANHVVTRDVAKAADMTALISKWNTLAAPIGNRAIGHISADVPNVGTESPLGDLIADAQYWYGKALDPEVDLALMNPGGVRAPLTYAAKGTEGDGVVTYAEGFTVQPFSNTVNLQDFTGAQLISILQEQVSGSNAASPKILLPSTGLTYTLDLTKSGADRIVVDSIKLNGAAIDTTATYRVATNSFLAGGGDGITTLGQGTNDLVGGDDLAALEQYLLANSSAANPIAPPAANRITIIN; encoded by the coding sequence ATGTCAGCCACACCCCAAGCGCGCACCCGCAGAAGCCGCCGCAACCGGGTCCTCGCCGTCGCGGTCGGCCTCGCGACCGTCGGCGCGCTGGCCGCGGCGATCCCGGCGAGCGCCGGTGAGGCGAAGTCGTACAAGCCCGGCAAGCACAAGCCGAGCCGCTACCAGGACGTGCAACTGCTGTCGTTCAACGACCTGCACGGCAACCTGGAGCCGCCGGCCGGTTCGTCGGGCCGGGTCACGCACGTCCACGAGGACGGCCACACCGAGACGATCGACGCCGGTGGTGTCGAGTACCTCGCCACACATCTGCGCACCGCCCGCGTGGAGAACAAGTACTCGATCACGGCCGCGGCCGGTGACATGGTCGGCGCCTCCCCGCTGATCTCGGGTCTGTTCCACGACGAGCCCACCATCGAGGCGCTGAACAAGCTCGACCTCGATGTGACGAGCGTCGGCAACCACGAGTTCGACGAGGGAGCCAAGGAACTGGCCCGCCTGCAGAAGGGCGGCTGCCACCCGACCGATGGCTGCTACGTCGAGGGTGAGAAGTTCGCGGGCGCCGACTTCCCCTACCTCGCGGCGAACGTCATCGAGGAGAAGACCCGCAAGCCCCTCCTGAAGCCCTACTGGGTGTGGAAGAAGAACGGCGTCAAGATCGGCTTCATCGGTGTGACGCTGGAGAACACCCCGGGCATCGTCTCCGCCGAGGGCGTCAAGGGCCTCAAGTTCAAGGACGAGGTCGAGACGATCAACAAGTACGCCAAGGTGCTGGAGCGCAAGGGCGTCAGGTCGGTCGTCGCGCTGATCCACGAGGGTGGTGCCCCCGCCTCCACGGCGTACAACTACGACTGCGACTCGCCCGGCGCCGGTGACGGCATCTCCGGTCCGATCGTCGACATCGCCAAGAACATCACGCCGAAGGTCGACGCCCTCGTCACCGGTCACACGCACGCCGCGTACGCCTGCACGATCAACGACCCGGCGGGCAAGCCGCGCACGGTCACCTCGGCCGCGTCCTTCGGCCGCCTCTACACCGACACGACGCTGACGTACGACCGCCGGACCGGCGACATCGCCCGTACGGCCGTGAAGTCCGCGAACCACGTGGTCACCCGCGACGTCGCGAAGGCCGCCGACATGACGGCCCTCATCAGCAAGTGGAACACCCTCGCCGCCCCCATCGGCAACCGCGCCATCGGCCACATCTCCGCCGACGTGCCCAACGTCGGCACAGAGTCCCCGCTGGGCGACCTCATCGCCGACGCGCAGTACTGGTACGGCAAGGCCCTGGACCCCGAGGTCGACCTCGCGCTGATGAACCCCGGCGGCGTCCGGGCGCCCCTGACCTACGCGGCCAAGGGCACCGAGGGCGACGGCGTGGTGACCTACGCCGAGGGCTTCACCGTCCAGCCGTTCTCCAACACGGTCAACCTGCAGGACTTCACCGGCGCCCAGCTCATCTCGATCCTCCAGGAGCAGGTCAGCGGCTCCAACGCCGCCTCGCCAAAGATTCTGCTGCCGTCCACCGGCCTCACCTACACCCTCGACCTGACGAAGTCCGGCGCCGACCGCATCGTCGTCGACTCCATCAAGCTCAACGGTGCCGCCATCGACACCACGGCCACGTACCGTGTCGCGACGAACAGCTTCCTCGCGGGCGGCGGCGACGGCATCACCACGCTGGGCCAGGGCACGAACGACCTGGTCGGCGGGGACGACCTCGCTGCGCTTGAGCAGTACCTGCTGGCCAACTCGTCGGCCGCGAACCCGATCGCGCCGCCGGCGGCGAACCGGATCACGATCATCAACTGA
- a CDS encoding HAMP domain-containing sensor histidine kinase has translation MKRLVSRYRSLPIRARLSMLVAAAVAFAVAAVSVTCWFIVQGKLYEQLNDDLDKSMKMPSFEEHAAYAIENCTQIPRENNPFGRNTYYQVVMEDGSSCVMDFSAGMVKVTRTDKDVVAATGRTEAVYHNSLDSDGDDVRVKIVPTIYTDPTTGEQSPVALLAAVPLRGTQSTLNDLALILLLVSGIGVVGAGAAGLAVARAGLRPVDKLTEAVEHVARTEDLGIRIPVEEESEDEVARLSRSFNSMTSALANSRELQQQLIADAGHELRTPLTSLRTNIELLTRSEETGRPIPAEDRKALLASVTAQMTELASLIGDLQELSRSDAGQQSGRLLQVVDFQETVEAALRRARLRGPELTITADLQPWYVRSEPSALERAIVNILDNAVKFSPEAGTIEVALNAGVLTVRDHGPGIPTAELPHVFDRFWRSPSARSLPGSGLGLSIVARTVQQAGGEVTLSRAEGGGTLATVRLPGAATPPPEAV, from the coding sequence GTGAAGAGGCTGGTGAGCCGGTACCGGTCCCTGCCGATCCGGGCCCGGCTGTCGATGCTGGTCGCCGCGGCGGTGGCGTTCGCGGTGGCGGCGGTGTCGGTGACGTGCTGGTTCATCGTGCAGGGGAAGCTGTACGAGCAGCTGAACGACGACCTCGACAAATCGATGAAGATGCCGTCGTTCGAAGAGCACGCCGCGTACGCGATCGAGAACTGCACGCAGATCCCGCGGGAGAACAACCCCTTCGGCCGGAACACCTATTACCAGGTGGTCATGGAGGACGGATCGTCCTGCGTCATGGATTTCTCCGCCGGCATGGTCAAGGTCACCCGGACCGACAAGGACGTCGTCGCGGCCACGGGCCGCACGGAGGCCGTCTACCACAACAGCCTCGACTCGGACGGGGACGACGTACGAGTCAAGATCGTGCCGACGATCTACACGGACCCGACCACGGGGGAGCAGTCCCCTGTGGCGCTGCTCGCCGCCGTCCCCCTCAGGGGCACCCAGTCCACGCTCAACGACCTCGCCCTGATCCTCCTCCTCGTCTCCGGCATCGGTGTCGTCGGCGCCGGAGCGGCCGGTCTGGCCGTGGCACGGGCCGGGCTCCGGCCCGTCGACAAGCTCACCGAGGCGGTCGAGCACGTGGCGCGCACGGAGGACCTGGGCATCCGCATCCCGGTGGAGGAGGAGAGCGAGGACGAGGTGGCCCGCCTGTCCCGTTCCTTCAACTCGATGACGAGCGCGCTGGCCAACTCCCGAGAGCTGCAACAGCAGTTGATCGCCGACGCGGGCCACGAACTCCGTACACCCCTCACGTCCCTGCGCACGAACATCGAACTCCTCACCCGCAGCGAGGAGACGGGCCGCCCGATTCCGGCGGAGGACCGCAAGGCCCTGCTCGCCTCGGTGACGGCCCAGATGACCGAACTGGCCTCACTCATCGGCGACCTGCAGGAGCTGTCCCGCTCGGACGCCGGTCAGCAGAGCGGCCGGCTGCTCCAGGTGGTCGACTTCCAGGAGACGGTGGAGGCCGCCCTGCGCCGGGCCCGGCTGCGCGGCCCCGAGCTGACGATCACGGCGGACCTCCAGCCCTGGTACGTCCGCTCCGAGCCGTCCGCCCTGGAGCGCGCGATCGTCAACATCCTGGACAACGCGGTGAAGTTCAGCCCCGAGGCGGGCACGATCGAGGTGGCCCTGAACGCCGGCGTCCTCACCGTCCGCGACCACGGCCCCGGCATCCCCACCGCCGAACTCCCCCACGTCTTCGACCGCTTCTGGCGCTCCCCCAGCGCGAGGTCCCTCCCTGGCTCCGGCCTCGGCCTGTCCATCGTGGCCCGCACGGTGCAGCAGGCGGGCGGCGAGGTGACCCTGTCGCGGGCCGAGGGCGGCGGGACACTGGCGACCGTACGACTGCCGGGGGCGGCTACTCCGCCGCCGGAGGCGGTGTAG
- a CDS encoding response regulator transcription factor encodes MSPAEGAPEPQRILIVDDEPAVRDALKRSLAFEGYGTEVAVDGADALEKATAYKPDLVILDIQMPRMDGLTAARRFRGAGETTPILMLTARDTVGDRVTGLDAGADDYLVKPFELDELFARVRALLRRSSYAAATADADDALTFADLRMDLATREVTRGERQVELTRTEFTLLEMFMAHPRQVLTREQILKAVWGFDFEPSSNSLDVYVMYLRRKTEAGGEPRLVHTVRGVGYVLRQGGAE; translated from the coding sequence ATGAGCCCCGCCGAAGGCGCCCCCGAACCCCAGCGCATCCTCATCGTCGACGACGAGCCGGCCGTGCGTGACGCGCTCAAGCGCAGTCTCGCCTTCGAGGGCTACGGCACCGAGGTCGCCGTCGACGGCGCGGACGCGCTGGAGAAGGCGACCGCGTACAAGCCGGACCTGGTGATCCTCGACATCCAGATGCCACGCATGGACGGTCTGACCGCCGCCCGCCGGTTCCGCGGCGCGGGCGAGACGACCCCCATCCTGATGCTGACGGCCCGTGACACGGTCGGCGACCGTGTCACCGGTCTCGACGCCGGCGCGGACGACTACCTGGTCAAGCCGTTCGAGCTGGACGAACTCTTCGCCCGCGTCCGCGCCCTGCTGCGCCGCAGCTCGTACGCGGCGGCCACGGCCGATGCGGACGACGCTCTCACCTTCGCGGACCTGCGGATGGACCTGGCGACGCGGGAGGTGACGCGGGGCGAGCGGCAGGTGGAGCTGACGCGCACGGAGTTCACGCTGCTGGAGATGTTCATGGCCCACCCGCGTCAGGTGCTCACCCGCGAGCAGATACTGAAGGCCGTCTGGGGCTTCGACTTCGAGCCCAGCTCCAATTCCCTGGACGTGTACGTCATGTACCTGCGGCGCAAGACGGAAGCGGGCGGCGAGCCCCGGCTCGTGCACACGGTGCGGGGCGTGGGGTACGTCCTGCGACAGGGCGGCGCGGAGTGA